One stretch of Equus przewalskii isolate Varuska chromosome 9, EquPr2, whole genome shotgun sequence DNA includes these proteins:
- the ZNF574 gene encoding zinc finger protein 574 isoform X3: MTEESEETVLYIEHRYVCSECNQLYGSLEEVLMHQNSHVPQQHFELVGVADPGVTVATEAASGTGLYQTIVQESQYQCLECGQLLMSPSQLLEHQELHLKMMAPQEAVPAEPPPKAPPLSSSTIHYECVDCKALFASQELWLNHRQTHLRATPTKPQAPVVLGSPVVLGPPVGQARVAVEHSYRKAEEGGEGAVVPSATATTTEVVTEVELLLYKCSECSQLFQLPADFLEHQATHFPAAAPESEEPALQQETLNPSPAEVPVSQPDPLPSSDHSYELRNGEAIGRDRRGRKARKNNNGEPGGAATQELFCSACDQLFLSPHQLQQHLRSHREGIFKCPLCSRVFPSPSSLDQHLGDHSSESHFLCVDCGLAFGTEALLLAHRRAHTPNPLHSCPCGKTFVNLTKFLYHRRTHGVGGVPLPTTPVPPEEPVIGFPEPAPAETGEPEAPEPPASEESSAGPAAPGTYRCLLCSREFGKALQLTRHQRFVHRLERRHKCGICGKMFKKKSHVRNHLRTHTGERPFPCPDCSKPFNSPANLARHRLTHTGERPYRCGDCGKAFTQSSTLRQHRLVHAQHFPYRCQECGVRFHRPYRLLMHRYHHTGEYPYKCRECPRSFLLRRLLEVHQLVAHAGRQPHRCSSCGAAFPSSLRLREHRCAAAAAQAPRRFECGTCGKKVGSAARLQAHEAAHAAAGPGEVLAKEPPAPRAPRATRTPVVSPTTLGGTATAAPAAPARRRGLECSECKKLFSTETSLQVHRRIHTGERPYPCPDCGKAFRQSTHLKDHRRLHTGERPFACEVCGKAFAISMRLAEHRRIHTGERPYSCPDCGKSYRSFSNLWKHRKTHQQQHQAAVRQQLAEAEAAVGLAVMETAVEALPLVEAIEIYPLAEAEGVQISG; this comes from the coding sequence ATGACTGAGGAGTCAGAGGAGACGGTTCTCTACATTGAGCACCGCTATGTCTGCTCTGAGTGCAACCAGCTCTATGGATCCCTGGAGGAGGTGCTCATGCACCAGAACTCCCACGTGCCCCAGCAGCACTTTGAGCTGGTGGGCGTGGCCGACCCTGGAGTCACTGTGGCCACAGAGGCAGCTTCTGGCACTGGGCTCTATCAGACCATAGTGCAGGAGAGCCAGTACCAGTGCCTGGAGTGCGGGCAGCTGCTGATGTCACCCAGCCAGCTCCTGGAGCATCAGGAGCTGCACCTGAAGATGATGGCACCCCAGGAGGCAGTGCCAGCTGAGCCACCACCCAAGGCGCCCCCACTGAGCTCCAGTACCATCCACTACGAGTGTGTGGATTGCAAGGCTCTCTTTGCCAGCCAGGAGCTCTGGCTGAACCACCGGCAGACGCACCTCCGGGCCACTCCCACCAAGCCTCAAGCTCCAGTTGTCCTGGGGTCCCCAGTTGTCCTAGGGCCCCCTGTGGGCCAGGCCCGCGTGGCCGTGGAGCACTCCTACCGCAAGGCAGAAGAGGGTGGTGAGGGGGCAGTTGTGCCctctgccactgccaccaccactgaGGTGGTGACTGAGGTAGAGCTGCTCCTCTACAAGTGCTCGGAATGCTCCCAGCTCTTCCAGCTGCCGGCCGACTTCCTGGAGCACCAAGCCACCCAttttcctgctgctgccccagagTCTGAGGAGCCTGCCTTGCAGCAAGAGACCCTGAACCCATCACCTGCAGAGGTGCCTGTGTCTCAGCCTGACCCCCTGCCATCCTCTGATCACAGTTATGAGCTACGCAATGGTGAAGCCATTGGTCGAGACCGCCGGGGGCGTAAGGCCCGGAAGAACAACAATGGAGAGCCAGGTGGGGCAGCCACCCAGGAGCTCTTTTGTTCAGCCTGTGACCAGCTCTTTCTTTCACCTCACCAGCTACAGCAGCACCTACGGAGTCACCGGGAGGGCATCTTTAAGTGCCCCTTGTGCAGTCGTGTCTTCCCCAGCCCATCCAGTCTGGACCAGCATCTTGGTGACCACAGCAGCGAGTCTCACTTCTTGTGTGTGGACTGTGGCCTGGCTTTTGGCACAGAGGCACTCCTCCTGGCCCACCGGCGAGCCCACACTCCAAATCCTCTGCATTCGTGTCCATGTGGAAAGACCTTTGTCAATCTCACCAAGTTCCTTTATCACCGGCGTAcccatggggtggggggtgttcCTCTGCCCACAACACCAGTTCCACCAGAGGAGCCTGTCATTGGTTTCCCTGAGCCAGCCCCAGCAGAGACTGGAGAGCCAGAGGCCCCAGAGCCCCCCGCGTCTGAGGAGAGCTCAGCAGGGCCTGCTGCCCCAGGCACCTACCGCTGCCTCCTGTGCAGCCGTGAATTTGGCAAAGCATTGCAGCTGACCCGGCACCAGCGTTTTGTGCACCGGCTGGAACGGCGCCATAAGTGTGGCATTTGTGGAAAGATGTTTAAGAAGAAGTCTCATGTGCGTAACCACCTCCGCACACACACAGGCGAACGGCCCTTCCCCTGCCCGGACTGCTCCAAGCCCTTCAACTCACCTGCCAACCTGGCCCGCCACCGGCTCACACACACAGGGGAGCGGCCCTACCGGTGTGGGGACTGCGGCAAAGCTTTTACACAAAGCtccacgctgaggcagcaccgCCTGGTGCATGCCCAGCACTTCCCCTATCGCTGCCAGGAGTGCGGAGTGCGTTTTCATCGCCCCTACCGCCTGCTCATGCACCGCTACCACCACACAGGCGAGTACCCCTATAAGTGTCGCGAGTGTCCCCGCTCTTTCCTGCTGCGCCGACTGCTGGAGGTGCACCAGCTTGTGGCCCATGCTGGGCGCCAGCCCCACCGCTGCTCATCCTGTggggctgccttcccttcctcactGCGGCTCCGCGAGCACCGctgtgcagctgctgctgcccaggccccacGGCGCTTTGAGTGTGGCACCTGTGGCAAGAAAGTAGGCTCTGCTGCTCGGCTGCAAGCACATGAGGCAGCCCATGCAGCTGCAGGGCCTGGAGAGGTCCTGGCTAAGGAGCCCCCAGCCCCTAGGGCCCCAAGGGCCACTCGCACCCCAGTTGTCTCCCCAACAACCCTTGGAGGCACTGCTACTGCggcccctgcagcccctgcccgACGCCGGGGCCTGGAGTGCAGTGAGTGCAAGAAGCTATTCAGCACAGAGACATCACTGCAGGTACACCGGCGCATCCACACAGGCGAGCGGCCATACCCGTGTCCAGACTGTGGCAAGGCCTTCCGTCAGAGTACCCACCTGAAGGACCACCGGCGCCTGCACACAGGTGAGCGGCCCTTTGCCTGTGAAGTGTGTGGCAAGGCCTTTGCTATCTCCATGCGTCTGGCAGAACATCGCCGCATTCACACAGGTGAACGGCCCTACTCCTGCCCCGACTGTGGCAAGAGCTACCGTTCCTTCTCCAACCTATGGAAGCACCGCAAGAcccaccagcagcagcatcagGCAGCTGTGCGGCAGCAGCTGGCAGAAGCGGAGGCTGCTGTAGGCTTGGCTGTGATGGAGACTGCAGTGGAGGCACTGCCCTTGGTGGAGGCCATTGAGATCTACCCTCTGGCTGAGGCGGAGGGGGTCCAGATCAGTGGCTGA
- the ZNF574 gene encoding zinc finger protein 574 isoform X2, with protein MGGGPAAQLPRPRPPEVACLNFSDFPLHPAAAPQRPPQDGARSLAPPPDVIALACRLEPPGGVDEEVEEEHPPGLRGRPPLTRGPAAQGLTAAMTEESEETVLYIEHRYVCSECNQLYGSLEEVLMHQNSHVPQQHFELVGVADPGVTVATEAASGTGLYQTIVQESQYQCLECGQLLMSPSQLLEHQELHLKMMAPQEAVPAEPPPKAPPLSSSTIHYECVDCKALFASQELWLNHRQTHLRATPTKPQAPVVLGSPVVLGPPVGQARVAVEHSYRKAEEGGEGAVVPSATATTTEVVTEVELLLYKCSECSQLFQLPADFLEHQATHFPAAAPESEEPALQQETLNPSPAEVPVSQPDPLPSSDHSYELRNGEAIGRDRRGRKARKNNNGEPGGAATQELFCSACDQLFLSPHQLQQHLRSHREGIFKCPLCSRVFPSPSSLDQHLGDHSSESHFLCVDCGLAFGTEALLLAHRRAHTPNPLHSCPCGKTFVNLTKFLYHRRTHGVGGVPLPTTPVPPEEPVIGFPEPAPAETGEPEAPEPPASEESSAGPAAPGTYRCLLCSREFGKALQLTRHQRFVHRLERRHKCGICGKMFKKKSHVRNHLRTHTGERPFPCPDCSKPFNSPANLARHRLTHTGERPYRCGDCGKAFTQSSTLRQHRLVHAQHFPYRCQECGVRFHRPYRLLMHRYHHTGEYPYKCRECPRSFLLRRLLEVHQLVAHAGRQPHRCSSCGAAFPSSLRLREHRCAAAAAQAPRRFECGTCGKKVGSAARLQAHEAAHAAAGPGEVLAKEPPAPRAPRATRTPVVSPTTLGGTATAAPAAPARRRGLECSECKKLFSTETSLQVHRRIHTGERPYPCPDCGKAFRQSTHLKDHRRLHTGERPFACEVCGKAFAISMRLAEHRRIHTGERPYSCPDCGKSYRSFSNLWKHRKTHQQQHQAAVRQQLAEAEAAVGLAVMETAVEALPLVEAIEIYPLAEAEGVQISG; from the exons ATGGGTG GGGGTCCTGCGGCTCAACTTCCCCGCCCTCGCCCTCCGGAGGTCGCGTGCCTCAACTTCTCCGACTTTCCCCTCCACCCCGCCGCGGCTCCCCAGCGTCCTCCCCAAGATGGCGCCCGCAGCCTCGCTCCGCCTCCTGACGTCATCGCGCTGGCCTGTCGTCTCGAGCCGCCAGGAGGAGTCGacgaggaggtggaggaggagcatCCTCCGGGCTTAAGGGGGCGGCCACCATTAACCCGGGGGCCGGCCG cccagggcctcacTGCCGCCATGACTGAGGAGTCAGAGGAGACGGTTCTCTACATTGAGCACCGCTATGTCTGCTCTGAGTGCAACCAGCTCTATGGATCCCTGGAGGAGGTGCTCATGCACCAGAACTCCCACGTGCCCCAGCAGCACTTTGAGCTGGTGGGCGTGGCCGACCCTGGAGTCACTGTGGCCACAGAGGCAGCTTCTGGCACTGGGCTCTATCAGACCATAGTGCAGGAGAGCCAGTACCAGTGCCTGGAGTGCGGGCAGCTGCTGATGTCACCCAGCCAGCTCCTGGAGCATCAGGAGCTGCACCTGAAGATGATGGCACCCCAGGAGGCAGTGCCAGCTGAGCCACCACCCAAGGCGCCCCCACTGAGCTCCAGTACCATCCACTACGAGTGTGTGGATTGCAAGGCTCTCTTTGCCAGCCAGGAGCTCTGGCTGAACCACCGGCAGACGCACCTCCGGGCCACTCCCACCAAGCCTCAAGCTCCAGTTGTCCTGGGGTCCCCAGTTGTCCTAGGGCCCCCTGTGGGCCAGGCCCGCGTGGCCGTGGAGCACTCCTACCGCAAGGCAGAAGAGGGTGGTGAGGGGGCAGTTGTGCCctctgccactgccaccaccactgaGGTGGTGACTGAGGTAGAGCTGCTCCTCTACAAGTGCTCGGAATGCTCCCAGCTCTTCCAGCTGCCGGCCGACTTCCTGGAGCACCAAGCCACCCAttttcctgctgctgccccagagTCTGAGGAGCCTGCCTTGCAGCAAGAGACCCTGAACCCATCACCTGCAGAGGTGCCTGTGTCTCAGCCTGACCCCCTGCCATCCTCTGATCACAGTTATGAGCTACGCAATGGTGAAGCCATTGGTCGAGACCGCCGGGGGCGTAAGGCCCGGAAGAACAACAATGGAGAGCCAGGTGGGGCAGCCACCCAGGAGCTCTTTTGTTCAGCCTGTGACCAGCTCTTTCTTTCACCTCACCAGCTACAGCAGCACCTACGGAGTCACCGGGAGGGCATCTTTAAGTGCCCCTTGTGCAGTCGTGTCTTCCCCAGCCCATCCAGTCTGGACCAGCATCTTGGTGACCACAGCAGCGAGTCTCACTTCTTGTGTGTGGACTGTGGCCTGGCTTTTGGCACAGAGGCACTCCTCCTGGCCCACCGGCGAGCCCACACTCCAAATCCTCTGCATTCGTGTCCATGTGGAAAGACCTTTGTCAATCTCACCAAGTTCCTTTATCACCGGCGTAcccatggggtggggggtgttcCTCTGCCCACAACACCAGTTCCACCAGAGGAGCCTGTCATTGGTTTCCCTGAGCCAGCCCCAGCAGAGACTGGAGAGCCAGAGGCCCCAGAGCCCCCCGCGTCTGAGGAGAGCTCAGCAGGGCCTGCTGCCCCAGGCACCTACCGCTGCCTCCTGTGCAGCCGTGAATTTGGCAAAGCATTGCAGCTGACCCGGCACCAGCGTTTTGTGCACCGGCTGGAACGGCGCCATAAGTGTGGCATTTGTGGAAAGATGTTTAAGAAGAAGTCTCATGTGCGTAACCACCTCCGCACACACACAGGCGAACGGCCCTTCCCCTGCCCGGACTGCTCCAAGCCCTTCAACTCACCTGCCAACCTGGCCCGCCACCGGCTCACACACACAGGGGAGCGGCCCTACCGGTGTGGGGACTGCGGCAAAGCTTTTACACAAAGCtccacgctgaggcagcaccgCCTGGTGCATGCCCAGCACTTCCCCTATCGCTGCCAGGAGTGCGGAGTGCGTTTTCATCGCCCCTACCGCCTGCTCATGCACCGCTACCACCACACAGGCGAGTACCCCTATAAGTGTCGCGAGTGTCCCCGCTCTTTCCTGCTGCGCCGACTGCTGGAGGTGCACCAGCTTGTGGCCCATGCTGGGCGCCAGCCCCACCGCTGCTCATCCTGTggggctgccttcccttcctcactGCGGCTCCGCGAGCACCGctgtgcagctgctgctgcccaggccccacGGCGCTTTGAGTGTGGCACCTGTGGCAAGAAAGTAGGCTCTGCTGCTCGGCTGCAAGCACATGAGGCAGCCCATGCAGCTGCAGGGCCTGGAGAGGTCCTGGCTAAGGAGCCCCCAGCCCCTAGGGCCCCAAGGGCCACTCGCACCCCAGTTGTCTCCCCAACAACCCTTGGAGGCACTGCTACTGCggcccctgcagcccctgcccgACGCCGGGGCCTGGAGTGCAGTGAGTGCAAGAAGCTATTCAGCACAGAGACATCACTGCAGGTACACCGGCGCATCCACACAGGCGAGCGGCCATACCCGTGTCCAGACTGTGGCAAGGCCTTCCGTCAGAGTACCCACCTGAAGGACCACCGGCGCCTGCACACAGGTGAGCGGCCCTTTGCCTGTGAAGTGTGTGGCAAGGCCTTTGCTATCTCCATGCGTCTGGCAGAACATCGCCGCATTCACACAGGTGAACGGCCCTACTCCTGCCCCGACTGTGGCAAGAGCTACCGTTCCTTCTCCAACCTATGGAAGCACCGCAAGAcccaccagcagcagcatcagGCAGCTGTGCGGCAGCAGCTGGCAGAAGCGGAGGCTGCTGTAGGCTTGGCTGTGATGGAGACTGCAGTGGAGGCACTGCCCTTGGTGGAGGCCATTGAGATCTACCCTCTGGCTGAGGCGGAGGGGGTCCAGATCAGTGGCTGA
- the ZNF574 gene encoding zinc finger protein 574 isoform X1: MATKMKKNAEKQQNRGGPAAQLPRPRPPEVACLNFSDFPLHPAAAPQRPPQDGARSLAPPPDVIALACRLEPPGGVDEEVEEEHPPGLRGRPPLTRGPAAQGLTAAMTEESEETVLYIEHRYVCSECNQLYGSLEEVLMHQNSHVPQQHFELVGVADPGVTVATEAASGTGLYQTIVQESQYQCLECGQLLMSPSQLLEHQELHLKMMAPQEAVPAEPPPKAPPLSSSTIHYECVDCKALFASQELWLNHRQTHLRATPTKPQAPVVLGSPVVLGPPVGQARVAVEHSYRKAEEGGEGAVVPSATATTTEVVTEVELLLYKCSECSQLFQLPADFLEHQATHFPAAAPESEEPALQQETLNPSPAEVPVSQPDPLPSSDHSYELRNGEAIGRDRRGRKARKNNNGEPGGAATQELFCSACDQLFLSPHQLQQHLRSHREGIFKCPLCSRVFPSPSSLDQHLGDHSSESHFLCVDCGLAFGTEALLLAHRRAHTPNPLHSCPCGKTFVNLTKFLYHRRTHGVGGVPLPTTPVPPEEPVIGFPEPAPAETGEPEAPEPPASEESSAGPAAPGTYRCLLCSREFGKALQLTRHQRFVHRLERRHKCGICGKMFKKKSHVRNHLRTHTGERPFPCPDCSKPFNSPANLARHRLTHTGERPYRCGDCGKAFTQSSTLRQHRLVHAQHFPYRCQECGVRFHRPYRLLMHRYHHTGEYPYKCRECPRSFLLRRLLEVHQLVAHAGRQPHRCSSCGAAFPSSLRLREHRCAAAAAQAPRRFECGTCGKKVGSAARLQAHEAAHAAAGPGEVLAKEPPAPRAPRATRTPVVSPTTLGGTATAAPAAPARRRGLECSECKKLFSTETSLQVHRRIHTGERPYPCPDCGKAFRQSTHLKDHRRLHTGERPFACEVCGKAFAISMRLAEHRRIHTGERPYSCPDCGKSYRSFSNLWKHRKTHQQQHQAAVRQQLAEAEAAVGLAVMETAVEALPLVEAIEIYPLAEAEGVQISG, encoded by the exons ATGGctacaaagatgaagaaaaatgcagagaaacagCAAAACCGAG GGGGTCCTGCGGCTCAACTTCCCCGCCCTCGCCCTCCGGAGGTCGCGTGCCTCAACTTCTCCGACTTTCCCCTCCACCCCGCCGCGGCTCCCCAGCGTCCTCCCCAAGATGGCGCCCGCAGCCTCGCTCCGCCTCCTGACGTCATCGCGCTGGCCTGTCGTCTCGAGCCGCCAGGAGGAGTCGacgaggaggtggaggaggagcatCCTCCGGGCTTAAGGGGGCGGCCACCATTAACCCGGGGGCCGGCCG cccagggcctcacTGCCGCCATGACTGAGGAGTCAGAGGAGACGGTTCTCTACATTGAGCACCGCTATGTCTGCTCTGAGTGCAACCAGCTCTATGGATCCCTGGAGGAGGTGCTCATGCACCAGAACTCCCACGTGCCCCAGCAGCACTTTGAGCTGGTGGGCGTGGCCGACCCTGGAGTCACTGTGGCCACAGAGGCAGCTTCTGGCACTGGGCTCTATCAGACCATAGTGCAGGAGAGCCAGTACCAGTGCCTGGAGTGCGGGCAGCTGCTGATGTCACCCAGCCAGCTCCTGGAGCATCAGGAGCTGCACCTGAAGATGATGGCACCCCAGGAGGCAGTGCCAGCTGAGCCACCACCCAAGGCGCCCCCACTGAGCTCCAGTACCATCCACTACGAGTGTGTGGATTGCAAGGCTCTCTTTGCCAGCCAGGAGCTCTGGCTGAACCACCGGCAGACGCACCTCCGGGCCACTCCCACCAAGCCTCAAGCTCCAGTTGTCCTGGGGTCCCCAGTTGTCCTAGGGCCCCCTGTGGGCCAGGCCCGCGTGGCCGTGGAGCACTCCTACCGCAAGGCAGAAGAGGGTGGTGAGGGGGCAGTTGTGCCctctgccactgccaccaccactgaGGTGGTGACTGAGGTAGAGCTGCTCCTCTACAAGTGCTCGGAATGCTCCCAGCTCTTCCAGCTGCCGGCCGACTTCCTGGAGCACCAAGCCACCCAttttcctgctgctgccccagagTCTGAGGAGCCTGCCTTGCAGCAAGAGACCCTGAACCCATCACCTGCAGAGGTGCCTGTGTCTCAGCCTGACCCCCTGCCATCCTCTGATCACAGTTATGAGCTACGCAATGGTGAAGCCATTGGTCGAGACCGCCGGGGGCGTAAGGCCCGGAAGAACAACAATGGAGAGCCAGGTGGGGCAGCCACCCAGGAGCTCTTTTGTTCAGCCTGTGACCAGCTCTTTCTTTCACCTCACCAGCTACAGCAGCACCTACGGAGTCACCGGGAGGGCATCTTTAAGTGCCCCTTGTGCAGTCGTGTCTTCCCCAGCCCATCCAGTCTGGACCAGCATCTTGGTGACCACAGCAGCGAGTCTCACTTCTTGTGTGTGGACTGTGGCCTGGCTTTTGGCACAGAGGCACTCCTCCTGGCCCACCGGCGAGCCCACACTCCAAATCCTCTGCATTCGTGTCCATGTGGAAAGACCTTTGTCAATCTCACCAAGTTCCTTTATCACCGGCGTAcccatggggtggggggtgttcCTCTGCCCACAACACCAGTTCCACCAGAGGAGCCTGTCATTGGTTTCCCTGAGCCAGCCCCAGCAGAGACTGGAGAGCCAGAGGCCCCAGAGCCCCCCGCGTCTGAGGAGAGCTCAGCAGGGCCTGCTGCCCCAGGCACCTACCGCTGCCTCCTGTGCAGCCGTGAATTTGGCAAAGCATTGCAGCTGACCCGGCACCAGCGTTTTGTGCACCGGCTGGAACGGCGCCATAAGTGTGGCATTTGTGGAAAGATGTTTAAGAAGAAGTCTCATGTGCGTAACCACCTCCGCACACACACAGGCGAACGGCCCTTCCCCTGCCCGGACTGCTCCAAGCCCTTCAACTCACCTGCCAACCTGGCCCGCCACCGGCTCACACACACAGGGGAGCGGCCCTACCGGTGTGGGGACTGCGGCAAAGCTTTTACACAAAGCtccacgctgaggcagcaccgCCTGGTGCATGCCCAGCACTTCCCCTATCGCTGCCAGGAGTGCGGAGTGCGTTTTCATCGCCCCTACCGCCTGCTCATGCACCGCTACCACCACACAGGCGAGTACCCCTATAAGTGTCGCGAGTGTCCCCGCTCTTTCCTGCTGCGCCGACTGCTGGAGGTGCACCAGCTTGTGGCCCATGCTGGGCGCCAGCCCCACCGCTGCTCATCCTGTggggctgccttcccttcctcactGCGGCTCCGCGAGCACCGctgtgcagctgctgctgcccaggccccacGGCGCTTTGAGTGTGGCACCTGTGGCAAGAAAGTAGGCTCTGCTGCTCGGCTGCAAGCACATGAGGCAGCCCATGCAGCTGCAGGGCCTGGAGAGGTCCTGGCTAAGGAGCCCCCAGCCCCTAGGGCCCCAAGGGCCACTCGCACCCCAGTTGTCTCCCCAACAACCCTTGGAGGCACTGCTACTGCggcccctgcagcccctgcccgACGCCGGGGCCTGGAGTGCAGTGAGTGCAAGAAGCTATTCAGCACAGAGACATCACTGCAGGTACACCGGCGCATCCACACAGGCGAGCGGCCATACCCGTGTCCAGACTGTGGCAAGGCCTTCCGTCAGAGTACCCACCTGAAGGACCACCGGCGCCTGCACACAGGTGAGCGGCCCTTTGCCTGTGAAGTGTGTGGCAAGGCCTTTGCTATCTCCATGCGTCTGGCAGAACATCGCCGCATTCACACAGGTGAACGGCCCTACTCCTGCCCCGACTGTGGCAAGAGCTACCGTTCCTTCTCCAACCTATGGAAGCACCGCAAGAcccaccagcagcagcatcagGCAGCTGTGCGGCAGCAGCTGGCAGAAGCGGAGGCTGCTGTAGGCTTGGCTGTGATGGAGACTGCAGTGGAGGCACTGCCCTTGGTGGAGGCCATTGAGATCTACCCTCTGGCTGAGGCGGAGGGGGTCCAGATCAGTGGCTGA